The proteins below are encoded in one region of Phaseolus vulgaris cultivar G19833 chromosome 1, P. vulgaris v2.0, whole genome shotgun sequence:
- the LOC137813376 gene encoding transcription initiation factor TFIID subunit 7-like isoform X1: MFLVMDEQFILRVPPNVAERIERLLNETDPSSSEDKSLDLSFNEDGRSGTFMIGNEHFPASLLDLPCVVESYKTYDDNSLIKAADIGQMIMVRESGDAAPDVIEYRHGLTPPMRDARKRRFRREPDLNPELVSRVEKDLLKIMAGGTAENHDAEAAEQEVEENARGANRKPAPKPAPKHDVPENLTNAGEPDRSDSEESDDSV, translated from the exons ATGTTTTTAGTTATGGATGAGCAATTCATACTTAGAGTTCCACCGAATGTGGCAGAGCGGATAGAGCGCCTTTTGAATGAAACTGATCCTTCTTCATCTGAAGACAAGTCATTAGATTTGTCATTTAATGAAGATGGAAGAAGTGGTACGTTTATGATTGGGAATGAACACTTCCCAGCTTCTCTATTGGACCTTCCTTGTGTTGTTGAATCCTACAAGACATATGATGATAACTCTTTGATTAAGGCTGCTGATATTGGTCAG ATGATTATGGTTCGGGAATCTGGTGATGCTGCTCCAGATGTAATTGAGTACAGGCATGGCCTCACCCCTCCCATGAGAGATGCTCGCAAGCGTAGATTTCGCAGGGAGCCTGATCTTAAT CCTGAGCTTGTATCTCGTGTTGAGAAAGATCTCCTCAAAATCATGGCTGGAGGAACAGCCGAAAATCATGAT GCAGAAGCCGCTGAACAAGAAGTGGAGGAGAATGCCCGAGGTGCTAATAGAAAACCTGCACCTAAGCCTGCACCAAAACATGATGTTCCAGAGAATCTTACAAATGCAGGGGAGCCTGACAGGAGTGATTCTGAGGAATCTGATGACTCAGTCTGA
- the LOC137813374 gene encoding molybdate transporter 1-like — protein sequence MAYQNPPSIPISDPEAQEITSTPNPSTTPLAKGYSAKLVANKVKNNLVFHSKWGELNGAMGDLGTYIPIVLALTLARDLNLGTTLIFTGVYNIITGAIYGVPMPVQPMKSIAAQALSDTTFGVPEIMAAGILTGGVLFVLGVTGLMQLVYMLIPLCVVRGIQLAQGLSFALTAVKYVRKIQDLPKSKSLGGRPWFGLDGLVLAIVCLCFIVIVNGAGEKNRGCCDGVENGGGDLGGQKRDEVERNKRSRVRRVIFSLPSAFMVFVLGVVLAFVRRHEVVHEIKFGPSSIEVVKFSKHAWKKGFVKGAIPQLPLSILNSVIAVCKLSSDLFPGKDFSATSLSVTVGLMNLVGSWFGAMPSCHGAGGLAGQYKFGGRSGACVALLGVAKLALGLVLGSSLAHILRQFPVGILGVLLLFAGIELAMCCRDMNTKEDSFVMLICTAVSLVGSSAALGFLCGMVIYVLLRLRNWTRDKPLSAIWMQKSPEQV from the coding sequence ATGGCATACCAAAACCCTCCTTCAATTCCAATCTCTGATCCTGAAGCACAGGAAATCACTTCAACTCCTAATCCTTCCACCACCCCACTAGCCAAAGGTTACTCAGCCAAATTGGTGGCAAACAAAGTGAAGAACAACCTGGTTTTTCATTCAAAATGGGGTGAACTCAATGGTGCCATGGGTGACCTTGGCACTTATATACCAATAGTGTTGGCCTTGACCCTTGCTAGGGACCTCAACCTTGGCACCACACTCATCTTCACAGGTGTCTACAACATCATCACTGGTGCCATCTATGGGGTCCCTATGCCAGTCCAGCCCATGAAGTCCATCGCTGCTCAGGCCTTATCAGACACAACCTTTGGGGTGCCGGAGATCATGGCTGCCGGAATATTAACAGGTGGGGTGCTGTTTGTTTTGGGTGTGACAGGGTTGATGCAGCTTGTGTACATGTTGATTCCTCTGTGTGTTGTGAGGGGAATTCAGCTAGCACAAGGCTTGTCTTTTGCTTTGACAGCAGTTAAGTATGTGAGGAAAATTCAGGACTTGCCAAAAAGTAAGTCTTTGGGTGGAAGGCCTTGGTTTGGGTTGGATGGGTTGGTTTTGGCTATTGTGTGTTTGTGTTTTATTGTGATTGTGAATGGGGCTGGGGAGAAGAATAGAGGGTGTTGTGATGGTGTGGAAAATGGGGGTGGTGATTTGGGTGgtcaaaagagggatgaggttGAAAGAAACAAGAGAAGCAGGGTGAGAAGGGTTATTTTCTCACTACCTTCTGCTTTCATGGTGTTTGTGTTGGGGGTTGTTTTGGCCTTTGTAAGAAGGCATGAGGTGGTGCATGAAATAAAGTTTGGACCATCCTCAATAGAGGTGGTGAAGTTCTCCAAGCATGCATGGAAGAAAGGGTTTGTGAAGGGTGCAATTCCCCAACTTCCATTGTCAATTTTGAACTCTGTGATAGCTGTTTGCAAGTTGTCATCAGATTTGTTCCCAGGGAAGGATTTCTCAGCCACTTCATTGTCAGTGACAGTGGGGTTGATGAACTTGGTTGGAAGTTGGTTTGGTGCAATGCCAAGTTGCCATGGTGCTGGTGGACTTGCAGGGCAGTATAAGTTTGGTGGTAGGAGTGGTGCTTGTGTGGCCCTTCTTGGTGTTGCCAAATTGGCCTTGGGGTTGGTTTTGGGAAGTTCTTTGGCACACATTTTAAGGCAATTTCCTGTGGGAATTTTAGGGGTGTTGCTCCTGTTTGCTGGAATAGAACTAGCCATGTGTTGTAGGGACATGAACACCAAAGAAGATTCCTTTGTGATGCTTATCTGCACTGCAGTTTCACTTGTGGGATCAAGTGCTGCTCTTGGCTTTTTATGTGGAATGGTTATTTATGTGCTTCTCAGGCTCAGGAATTGGACAAGGGACAAACCACTTTCTGCCATTTGGATGCAGAAAAGTCCTGAGCAAGTATGA
- the LOC137813376 gene encoding transcription initiation factor TFIID subunit 7-like isoform X2 gives MDEQFILRVPPNVAERIERLLNETDPSSSEDKSLDLSFNEDGRSGTFMIGNEHFPASLLDLPCVVESYKTYDDNSLIKAADIGQMIMVRESGDAAPDVIEYRHGLTPPMRDARKRRFRREPDLNPELVSRVEKDLLKIMAGGTAENHDAEAAEQEVEENARGANRKPAPKPAPKHDVPENLTNAGEPDRSDSEESDDSV, from the exons ATGGATGAGCAATTCATACTTAGAGTTCCACCGAATGTGGCAGAGCGGATAGAGCGCCTTTTGAATGAAACTGATCCTTCTTCATCTGAAGACAAGTCATTAGATTTGTCATTTAATGAAGATGGAAGAAGTGGTACGTTTATGATTGGGAATGAACACTTCCCAGCTTCTCTATTGGACCTTCCTTGTGTTGTTGAATCCTACAAGACATATGATGATAACTCTTTGATTAAGGCTGCTGATATTGGTCAG ATGATTATGGTTCGGGAATCTGGTGATGCTGCTCCAGATGTAATTGAGTACAGGCATGGCCTCACCCCTCCCATGAGAGATGCTCGCAAGCGTAGATTTCGCAGGGAGCCTGATCTTAAT CCTGAGCTTGTATCTCGTGTTGAGAAAGATCTCCTCAAAATCATGGCTGGAGGAACAGCCGAAAATCATGAT GCAGAAGCCGCTGAACAAGAAGTGGAGGAGAATGCCCGAGGTGCTAATAGAAAACCTGCACCTAAGCCTGCACCAAAACATGATGTTCCAGAGAATCTTACAAATGCAGGGGAGCCTGACAGGAGTGATTCTGAGGAATCTGATGACTCAGTCTGA
- the LOC137813375 gene encoding glucan endo-1,3-beta-glucosidase 4-like gives MEGMKLERWLTSVLFLIVATVSNAVGAFVGVNIGTDVTDLPSASNMVAILKAHQITHVRLYDANEHMLQALSKTGIEVIVGVTDEEILGIGESASVAAAWISKNVAAYMPSTNITAISVGSEVLTSVPKVAPVLVPAMNHLHKALVASNLNFRVKISTPQSMDIISRPFPPSTATFNSSWNSTIYQLLQFLQNTNSSYMLNAYPYYGYTKGDGIFPIEYALFRPLSPVKQIVDPNTLFHYNSMFEAMVDATYYAIEAFNFNNIPIVVTETGWPSFGAINEPDATEKNAETYNNNIILRVLNGSGPPSQPKIALNTYLYELFNEDKRKGPISEKNWGVFYANGSSVYPLSFSASNLRNGNSLGSFCVAKDDSDTDKLQAGLSWACGQGQANCVAIQPGRPCYYPNNVKSHASYAYNDYYQKMHNAGGTCDFDGTATTTTEDPSYGSCIYAGSANSSIGGRSSSSSAVGPGPVSPVGVGASLNLQVSTFQYLISSISVFFALMMS, from the exons ATGGAAGGgatgaagcttgaaaggtggctgaCAAGTGTTTTGTTCCTCATTGTTGCCACAGTGAGCAATGCAGTAG GTGCATTTGTTGGGGTAAACATTGGCACTGATGTTACTGATCTTCCATCTGCTTCAAATATGGTTGCTATTCTGAAAGCACATCAAATTACACATGTGCGTCTGTATGATGCCAATGAGCACATGCTACAAGCCCTTTCAAAAACTGGCATTGAAGTAATTGTTGGTGTCACAGATGAAGAGATACTAGGCATTGGAGAATCTGCATCAGTTGCTGCAGCATGGATCAGTAAGAATGTGGCTGCATACATGCCATCTACTAACATCACAGCAATATCAGTAGGTAGTGAGGTTCTCACCTCAGTCCCAAAAGTTGCACCTGTTCTTGTTCCTGCCATGAACCATCTGCACAAAGCACTTGTTGCTTCAAACCTTAACTTTCGGGTTAAGATTTCAACCCCGCAATCCATGGATATAATTTCCAGGCCTTTTCCTCCTTCTACGGCCACCTTTAACTCCTCATGGAACTCCACAATCTACCAGCTCCTTCAGTTTTTGCAGAACACAAATTCCTCTTACATGTTAAATGCCTACCCTTATTATGGATACACCAAAGGAGATGGCATTTTCCCTATTGAATATGCTCTATTCAGACCACTTTCTCCAGTGAAGCAAATTGTTGACCCAAACACACTATTCCATTACAATAGCATGTTTGAGGCTATGGTGGATGCTACCTATTATGCCATAGAAGcctttaatttcaataatataccTATTGTTGTCACAGAAACTGGTTGGCCTAGTTTTGGTGCAATAAATGAACCAGATGCTACTGAAAAGAATGCTGAGACCTAcaacaataatataattttgagAGTACTCAACGGTTCAGGACCCCCTAGTCAGCCAAAGATAGCCCTTAATACCTACCTATATGAGTTATTTAATGAGGACAAGAGAAAAGGGCCTATATCAGAAAAGAATTGGGGTGTTTTTTATGCTAATGGAAGTAGTGTTTATCCCTTGAGTTTTAGTGCTTCCAACCTGAGAAATGGAAATTCCCTAGGATCATTTTGTGTGGCTAAAGATGATTCAGACACTGACAAATTGCAAGCTGGCTTAAGTTGGGCTTGTGGACAAGGCCAAGCTAACTGTGTAGCTATCCAACCAGGGAGACCATGCTATTACCCCAATAACGTCAAAAGCCATGCCTCTTATGCTtataatgattattatcaaaAAATGCATAATGCTGGTGGCACATGTGACTTTGATGGTACAGCTACAACAACTACTGAAGATCCTA GTTATGGGTCCTGCATATATGCGGGAAG TGCTAACTCAAGCATTGGTGGAAGGagttcatcttcttcagcagTTGGACCTGGACCTGTAAGTCCTGTTGGAGTTGGAGCTAGTTTGAACCTGCAAGTGTCAACCTTTCAGTATTTGATATCGTCTATTAGTGTTTTTTTTGCTTTAATGATGTCATGA